tcaatttgcatatttccatCTCCGGCACTTGCTTGGTGCataaaagtttataatttCCATTTGTGTTGCGCTGCCCGACAAGCAATTTTCGCTTTATAACTCCATTGCCACACAAGGTCAGGTCGAGATCGAGTGCAGAGAAACCAATTCAGAATTCAGAATAATCTGGCCAATTACGCCAACGCTCCGCAAGGTCAGGCGAGTCATTTTGGCAACGCACAAACGATTATTACTGCATTAGGAGTCGGCAAAGAAACGCACATGTGAGTCGCATGCAGATAAGCAAACGTAATAGAAACAGATTATATCCCATCCCCACCGGAACCCATCCCATCCCCATCCTTATACCACATCCTCGTCCCCGATTCCCCGGCCTCGGTTCCCATTCATCCGTAACATAATCGTAAAAGTCAAAGCTTAGCTCAATGCTAGATTGCAGCATTTTGTATGGGGGGAATTTTTAAAGCAGCCGTCGTGGAACGAGGTATAATAGAGATGCTCTCCAGATTCAAGGATGTGACTCTTAACAAGGGGATTTGACTTGAAGTTCTGGCAGATTAAATGTGCGTTCTGTCTTGGCTCTTTAAATTGAAGCCCAAAATAATGAGATCGTGGGCAACTATTTCAAATAAATGGAATTGATTCTTGACTCACAGAATTTAAATAAGAAGTTCAGCATAAATCGATAGTCAAGATAAAATACGACATTTTTTGAATGGGAATGATCGCAAATGTTCTATTGGTGACAGTATCATcagattaaattaaatttttttgacaaGTTCCcacaaacttttaaaaagtGCTTATCTTTATTTATAGTTCAATTTTAAATGCCAAGTTGTGAGTTCAGTTCCTCATTATGTTTCCTTGATAACCTGCGGCTTGAAGTCGTGTTCCGAAGCCTTTTTAAAAGACTCCGCATAGAGAGGAATCCTCTGGGTCATACGGAAGCCCCAGAAGTCCTTAACCTGGCGACATAGGTTCAGATCGAGCTCAACGACCAGCAAGCCATCTTTGTCCCGCGACAAGCTCTTTAAGAAaagtttacaatttttttaggTATAATCAAGTGATGTTATCTTTATGTTTTCTGTGATTCGACTCACCGGTGTCCTTGAACCGTCAGGAGCAGCAATATATGAAGATCCGTAGAATGGTCCGAACTCCTTGTGGGCTTTATTACCATCTCCAGATGTATACTCGTTTGGGAACTGCTCAGTTCCTACGCGATTAATCGGAACTGTGAAGTAGCTATTGGCGATAGCAGCATTACGTGCCTCAATGCTCCACAGAGGCTCCGATAGTCGACCGATCGTAGCCGATGGATTGAAGACTATCTCCGCTCCATTAAGCCCGAACATCATCCAATTCTGGGGATGATGGCGTCCGTAGCAGATGTTTATGGCCAGCTTGCCGAACTCTGTCTCAAAGATCGGGTGTCCGGTATTGCCCTCCAAATAGTACGTAGATTCATTGAAATCTCCCACCCGGGGAATGTGGTTCTTCCGATGCTTGCCCAGGTAACGACCGCTATTCGAAATAACCACAGCCGTGTTCCAGATGGTCTCGCCGTGCTCTATATCCCGCTCTAGGATCGAATGGATGATGACCATGTTATAGGCCTTGGCCAGTTCAGCGAGCATCTTGGTAGTAGGACCATTTTCGGCTTCCTCGGCAAACTCGCACCAGGGAAATTTCTCTCGAGTGCAGAATGCAAATGGCATGGCTAGGGATAGTAAATAAGATAATCAGTTATTCCTATCATAAACTTAATATTGTTTCTTTTCGCACTTACTCCACGCCTCTTGGGTGCAAATAATATTGCATCCGGCTTCTGCTGCCGCCTTGATGATGGTCTTAACCTTATTCCAAATGGCTTCCCGTTGCGTTTCAATGGGAGCCGTAGTGGGTAGTACAATCGAGTTTTGGATAGCTCCAACCCTAACAATCCGACGCTTGCGAGTTTGTTCTTCTCGTGCCGTAAAACGATATCCCTTGATCTCAAATCCATTTTCCTGAGCGATAGCTGTTGCACTGGCTGGCAGCTCCAAAGTCTGGCTATATAAGGAATATGTTGTTTTTAATGATAATTTTAAcagtaaaataataaaactaattaaattatttatacaCCACAgataaatcgattttttactgCTAAACATTGTAGATTCTCTAATCTATTTTTGCTGTCCATGCGAAAACTTAAGTTCGCAAAGATAGACCTTTGTTGATCCTATAAAATGCTTTATGATTATCACCGTGTAGTTATGTCGTCAAACTGATCAGAGGCTTATCActctaataaataaataaatataaatttgtacCATTTGTAGAAAGTAATTTAAGTCTCggaaattaataattaattttttatcaaactaaccaattttaaatgtttttgttattattataatgcGTTACACAAACATGCAATATACATTTATCCCCATTCTCACGTTTTGTTTGATTCATTGAACGTTTCACTCTCATCACCAGATGTTCAAACCAAAACATATATGAATGAGTGGTATACACATAGACAACGAAATACTTTGTATTAGTTctatatttaaatgcatttagatataaacattttaaagtaaacaaacggaaaatttagggacattttaattttgtatatgCCCCCTTGTGTTTGCCAAAAGATGaagattaaaatatttttagaataaTCTCGAGATTTTTATGGGGACCTCACATGATGCTCTTACTTTGTCATTCATTCTTATCATAAATGCTATTCAGCTGTACTCACTCTTCTTCCACACCGTATAAAATTCGCTTCACCTCCTTCAGTTCATCAGCCGGTAAATGCTTTTCCAAGCATTCATTCAAGTTTTTTAGTTCAAATGCCGACATTTTCCTTAATTAACAGCAACAGAGAATTTCATTAAATGGATGGTTCAGAGTTAATT
This region of Drosophila subpulchrella strain 33 F10 #4 breed RU33 unplaced genomic scaffold, RU_Dsub_v1.1 Primary Assembly Seq354, whole genome shotgun sequence genomic DNA includes:
- the LOC119560951 gene encoding beta-ureidopropionase, which codes for MSAFELKNLNECLEKHLPADELKEVKRILYGVEEDQTLELPASATAIAQENGFEIKGYRFTAREEQTRKRRIVRVGAIQNSIVLPTTAPIETQREAIWNKVKTIIKAAAEAGCNIICTQEAWTMPFAFCTREKFPWCEFAEEAENGPTTKMLAELAKAYNMVIIHSILERDIEHGETIWNTAVVISNSGRYLGKHRKNHIPRVGDFNESTYYLEGNTGHPIFETEFGKLAINICYGRHHPQNWMMFGLNGAEIVFNPSATIGRLSEPLWSIEARNAAIANSYFTVPINRVGTEQFPNEYTSGDGNKAHKEFGPFYGSSYIAAPDGSRTPSLSRDKDGLLVVELDLNLCRQVKDFWGFRMTQRIPLYAESFKKASEHDFKPQVIKET